The following coding sequences are from one Gossypium hirsutum isolate 1008001.06 chromosome A12, Gossypium_hirsutum_v2.1, whole genome shotgun sequence window:
- the LOC107925978 gene encoding trihelix transcription factor DF1, whose protein sequence is MENSSFPESNTVGDNVSLENEEEAKVKNEESEGNFSGNRWPRQETLALLKIRSEMDVAFRDSGVKAPLWEEVSRKLAELGYNRSAKKCKEKFENVYKYHRRTKEGRSGKSNGKNYRFFEQLEALDHHPSLVPPASGDINTSVEPLNVIHDAIPFSVGNPASNFNETSTSTTSSSGKESDGTRKKKRKLTDFFERLMREMMEKQENLQKKFIEAIEKSEQDRMAREEAWKVQELARLKRERELLVQERSIAAAKDAAVLAFLQKFSDQTTSVQLPDISFAVEKVVDRQENSNGSESYMHLSTSRWPKDEVEALIRLRTNLDMQYQDTGPKGPLWEDISTAMKKLGYDRSAKRCKEKWENMNKYFKRVKESNKKRPEDSKTCPYFHQLDALYKEKTKRIDGSGYELKPEELLMHMMGAQEERLHQESATEDVESENVNQNREENRNAEGDAYQIVANDPSPMPIIG, encoded by the exons ATGGAAAATTCAAGTTTCCCTGAAAGTAATACAGTCGGCGACAACGTCAGCTTAGAGAATGAAGAGGAAGCTAAGGTGAAAAATGAAGAGAGTGAAGGGAATTTTTCAGGGAACCGTTGGCCAAGGCAGGAGACTTTAGCTTTGTTAAAGATAAGGTCTGAAATGGACGTTGCTTTTAGAGACTCTGGTGTCAAGGCTCCTCTCTGGGAAGAAGTTTCCAG GAAATTGGCTGAGCTCGGGTATAATAGAAGTGCCAAGAAATGTAAAGAGAAATTTGAGAATGTTTACAAATACCATAGGAGAACCAAAGAAGGTCGGTCTGGAAAATCAAATGGCAAGAATTATAGGTTTTTTGAGCAATTAGAAGCATTGGATCATCATCCTTCCTTGGTTCCACCTGCCAGTGGAGATATTAACACTTCAGTAGAGCCTTTGAATGTTATCCATGATGCTATTCCATTTTCTGTCGGAAACCCAGCTTCGAATTTCAATGAAACTTCTACCTCAACGACTTCTTCGTCTGGTAAGGAATCGGATGggacaagaaagaaaaagaggaaacTGACAGACTTCTTCGAGAGATTGATGAGGGAAATGATGGAGAAGCAAGAGAATTTGCAGAAGAAGTTTATAGAGGCAATAGAGAAGTCTGAGCAAGATAGGATGGCTAGAGAGGAAGCATGGAAGGTACAAGAATTGGCTCGACTTAAGAGGGAACGCGAGCTATTGGTGCAAGAGAGATCGATTGCAGCTGCTAAAGATGCTGCTGTGCTGGCATTTCTACAGAAGTTTTCGGATCAAACGACCTCAGTGCAATTGCCTGATATCTCATTCGCAGTTGAGAAAGTTGTTGATAGGCAAGAAAATAGCAATGGTAGTGAGAGTTATATGCACCTAAGTACCTCTCGTTGGCCTAAAGATGAAGTGGAGGCTTTGATAAGACTGAGGACTAATCTTGATATGCAGTATCAAGACACTGGACCTAAAGGCCCTCTGTGGGAGGACATATCAACAGCCATGAAAAAGCTTGGCTATGACCGAAGCGCTAAGAGGTGTAAAGAGAAATGGGAGAATATGAATAAGTACTTCAAAAGAGTGAAAGAAAGCAATAAGAAGCGGCCTGAGGATTCCAAGACGTGTCCTTACTTTCACCAGCTAGATGCTCTATACAAAGAAAAAACTAAAAGGATTGATGGCTCTGGTTATGAGTTAAAGCCTGAAGAACTTTTGATGCACATGATGGGTGCCCAAGAAGAACGGCTGCATCAAGAATCAGCAACAGAGGATGTTGAAAGCGAGAATGTTAATCAAAATCGGGAAGAAAACAGAAACGCTGAAGGAGATGCCTATCAAATTGTAGCTAATGACCCTTCTCCAATGCCAATTATTGGTTGA